The following are encoded in a window of Roseimaritima ulvae genomic DNA:
- a CDS encoding flotillin family protein, giving the protein MMMLLLLVIVASKYYVKVGPDEAVVRSGAGGLRTCTAGGIFVIPLLQRKEHMDLTLKSFEIARTGSEGLICRDNIRADIRVAFFIRVDKSPEEIKEVAQSIGAKRCSQLETLRELFDAKFSEALKTVGKQFDFVDLYEQREEFKGEILKVIGTDLNGYRLDDAAIDFLEQTSLDLLNPHNILDAEGIKKITELTASEKVKENQFTRDKEKTLKKQDVEAEETILELERQRVEAVEKQTREIAEIKAREHASAAKVEEEQRLESVRARIRTEEELGIAEENKLRQILVAQRNKERTDAVEQERVTRDRDLEMTERMRLVGVADIEKEKAIEVEKRNIQEVIRERVAVERAVVEEQERIKDTEEIAMAERLKKVQVTAAEMSAEENLIKQVKAAQAEREAADLFAEKIRVEAEAKRDAAEKDAAAAKMIAEGSAATTAAPGLADAQVQEAKADALQKEGLAEAAVLEKKAVAEAKGIEAKAEAMEKQGLAEAKVSLEKYHSEATGITEKADAMKKLDGVGKEHEEFKIKIEKEKDVEIAAINAQRGIAESQAGVVGDALRAARIDIVGGDGEFFDQITSAVKGGKAIDRFVYNSRVATDVKDTFFSGNPEYFRDKLMTLTQQFNLDTGDVKDLSIAALIAKLMGLAETDDVRQQLTSLLGMAGTAGVADQPVRRLTVQNSADKSNGTVS; this is encoded by the coding sequence ATGATGATGTTGCTCCTGTTGGTGATTGTCGCCAGCAAGTACTACGTCAAAGTCGGTCCCGATGAAGCGGTCGTGCGAAGTGGTGCCGGCGGGCTGAGAACCTGCACGGCGGGCGGCATCTTTGTGATCCCTCTGCTGCAACGCAAGGAACACATGGACCTGACGTTGAAAAGTTTTGAAATCGCGAGAACGGGGTCCGAAGGCCTGATCTGCCGCGACAACATCCGCGCCGACATCCGCGTGGCCTTTTTTATTCGCGTCGATAAGTCCCCTGAAGAGATTAAGGAAGTCGCGCAATCGATCGGCGCCAAACGCTGCAGCCAACTAGAAACGCTGCGTGAACTCTTTGATGCCAAATTCAGTGAAGCGTTAAAAACCGTTGGCAAGCAATTCGACTTCGTCGACCTGTACGAACAACGAGAAGAATTCAAAGGCGAAATTCTGAAAGTTATCGGTACCGACTTGAACGGTTACCGACTGGATGACGCCGCCATCGACTTCCTGGAACAGACGTCGCTGGATCTGCTGAATCCTCACAATATTTTGGACGCCGAAGGCATCAAGAAGATCACGGAACTGACGGCCAGCGAGAAGGTCAAAGAAAACCAGTTCACTCGTGACAAAGAAAAGACACTGAAGAAACAGGACGTGGAAGCGGAAGAAACGATTCTGGAACTGGAACGGCAGCGCGTCGAAGCGGTCGAAAAACAGACTCGCGAAATCGCCGAAATCAAAGCTCGCGAACACGCCTCGGCCGCCAAAGTCGAAGAAGAACAACGACTCGAGTCGGTTCGCGCCCGGATTCGCACCGAAGAAGAATTGGGAATCGCCGAAGAAAACAAATTGCGTCAGATCCTTGTGGCCCAACGCAACAAGGAACGCACCGACGCCGTCGAACAGGAGCGTGTCACCCGCGACCGTGACCTGGAAATGACCGAACGCATGCGGTTGGTCGGCGTTGCGGACATCGAAAAAGAAAAGGCCATCGAAGTCGAAAAACGTAATATCCAGGAAGTCATTCGCGAACGGGTTGCCGTCGAACGAGCCGTTGTGGAAGAGCAGGAACGGATCAAGGACACCGAAGAGATCGCCATGGCCGAACGACTGAAAAAAGTCCAGGTCACCGCTGCCGAAATGAGTGCCGAAGAAAACCTGATCAAACAGGTCAAAGCCGCTCAAGCCGAACGCGAAGCCGCCGACCTGTTCGCCGAAAAGATCCGCGTGGAAGCCGAAGCCAAACGCGACGCCGCCGAAAAGGACGCCGCTGCGGCAAAGATGATCGCCGAGGGTTCCGCCGCGACCACTGCCGCCCCGGGCTTGGCCGACGCTCAGGTTCAGGAAGCCAAAGCGGACGCGCTGCAGAAAGAAGGCTTGGCCGAAGCCGCCGTACTGGAGAAGAAAGCCGTTGCCGAAGCCAAGGGCATCGAAGCCAAAGCCGAAGCGATGGAGAAACAGGGACTGGCCGAAGCCAAGGTCTCGCTGGAGAAATACCACAGCGAAGCGACGGGCATCACCGAAAAGGCCGACGCCATGAAGAAGCTGGACGGCGTGGGCAAAGAACACGAAGAGTTCAAGATCAAGATCGAGAAAGAGAAGGACGTCGAAATCGCAGCCATCAATGCCCAGCGTGGCATCGCCGAAAGTCAGGCCGGTGTCGTGGGCGATGCCCTGCGTGCCGCCCGTATCGACATCGTCGGCGGCGATGGCGAATTCTTCGACCAGATCACCTCGGCCGTCAAGGGCGGCAAGGCGATCGATCGCTTTGTCTACAACAGCCGCGTCGCGACCGACGTTAAAGACACGTTCTTCAGCGGCAATCCGGAGTACTTCCGCGACAAGCTGATGACGCTGACCCAGCAGTTCAATCTGGATACCGGCGACGTCAAAGACCTCTCGATCGCGGCCTTGATCGCCAAACTGATGGGGCTGGCCGAAACCGATGACGTTCGCCAACAGCTGACGTCCTTGCTGGGCATGGCCGGGACCGCCGGCGTAGCCGATCAGCCGGTGCGTCGGTTGACGGTGCAGAATTCGGCGGACAAGTCCAACGGAACGGTTTCGTAA
- a CDS encoding class I SAM-dependent methyltransferase: MNTTLKDSPPAKPVKPAKPAGKPTAKQANPEHSRLYSKFIPAYEALWPLIVRRRVLRSIEALNITPNAKVLEVGIGTGMSMPAYPKHAEVTGIDLSDDMLAQARVKIEREGWDHINVQPMNAQKLEFPDQSFDFVTTFHVVSVVSDPQEMMSEIARVVKPGGSVLIINHFRSENPWVAKVIDRADPFTRHLGWRTNVSYGDVVGELPLEVKVQPKSSPFSLFTILHATRLEQAA, translated from the coding sequence ATGAACACAACACTTAAAGACTCTCCTCCCGCCAAACCTGTAAAACCCGCTAAACCGGCCGGCAAACCAACCGCCAAACAGGCCAATCCCGAACACAGCCGCTTATACAGCAAATTTATCCCCGCCTATGAAGCCCTGTGGCCGCTGATCGTCCGCCGCCGGGTGCTGCGCAGCATCGAAGCGCTGAATATCACTCCCAACGCGAAGGTGCTGGAAGTAGGCATCGGCACGGGCATGTCGATGCCGGCTTATCCCAAACACGCGGAAGTCACCGGCATCGATCTGTCGGACGACATGTTGGCACAAGCTCGCGTGAAAATCGAACGCGAAGGCTGGGACCATATCAATGTCCAACCCATGAACGCTCAGAAACTGGAGTTTCCCGATCAGTCGTTCGACTTTGTCACCACCTTCCACGTGGTCAGCGTCGTCTCGGACCCACAGGAAATGATGTCCGAAATCGCGCGGGTGGTGAAACCCGGTGGCAGCGTATTGATCATTAATCACTTCCGCAGTGAAAATCCCTGGGTGGCCAAAGTCATCGATCGCGCCGACCCCTTCACGCGGCACTTGGGCTGGCGGACCAATGTCAGCTACGGCGACGTGGTGGGCGAACTGCCGCTGGAAGTCAAGGTCCAGCCCAAGTCGTCCCCGTTTTCGCTGTTCACGATCCTGCACGCCACCCGCCTAGAACAAGCCGCCTAA
- a CDS encoding right-handed parallel beta-helix repeat-containing protein, whose amino-acid sequence MRACVSLVIVVCSAVTACAQQPAADSAARIGTGDGVADDTAAIQAAVDRSTGNIQLGKGTYRITKPIVIDLDKVTTTAIHGNGVARIVMEGAGPAFRFKGTHQGTAAPRTFKVRTWDRESSPMVDGLEIVGKHAEACGIEADGTMQLTVTRVVVREALHGIHLIGRNRNVTLSECHVFNGTGVGVFLDHLNLHQINIVGCHISYNDRGGIVLKDSEVRNLQIGSCDIEGNMGGADSEPAANILLDASGTSIGEVAITGCTIQHSHDAPKSANIRILGRSKAVPFTSEQRHGNFTIANNILSDVQVNIDIKDARGVAITGNTIWKGFSSNLVVENCQSVVMSGNVFDRNPRYGYGDGKDAKGGAKFTGCSDCTISGNHFYGKVAAEAALVLRRCQRLNVTGCSILDYGNCGLLLDQVTRSRVSDCLIRDDRPQAEGVSIAQSGDNQVQISDCQLSHP is encoded by the coding sequence ATGCGTGCGTGTGTAAGTCTGGTGATCGTCGTTTGCTCCGCTGTAACAGCCTGTGCTCAGCAACCCGCGGCGGATTCCGCTGCGCGGATTGGTACCGGTGACGGCGTCGCCGACGATACGGCGGCCATCCAGGCGGCCGTCGATCGCTCTACCGGTAACATTCAACTAGGCAAAGGGACCTACCGAATCACCAAGCCGATTGTGATCGACCTGGACAAAGTCACTACGACGGCGATCCATGGCAACGGCGTGGCAAGGATCGTGATGGAAGGCGCCGGGCCCGCGTTTCGGTTCAAAGGAACGCATCAAGGAACCGCCGCGCCGCGGACCTTCAAGGTTCGTACCTGGGACCGGGAAAGTTCACCAATGGTCGACGGCCTGGAGATCGTCGGCAAGCACGCCGAGGCTTGCGGCATCGAAGCCGATGGCACGATGCAATTGACGGTCACACGGGTTGTCGTTCGCGAAGCCTTGCACGGGATCCACCTGATCGGCCGTAACCGCAATGTCACGCTGTCCGAATGCCACGTCTTTAATGGAACCGGCGTGGGAGTGTTTTTGGATCATTTGAACCTGCACCAGATCAATATCGTGGGTTGTCATATCAGTTACAACGATCGCGGTGGGATCGTGCTGAAAGACAGCGAGGTCCGCAATCTACAGATCGGCAGCTGTGACATCGAAGGCAACATGGGCGGCGCAGACAGCGAACCGGCGGCCAACATCTTACTCGATGCCAGCGGCACCTCGATCGGCGAAGTCGCCATCACCGGCTGCACCATTCAACATTCCCACGACGCTCCCAAATCCGCCAATATCCGCATCCTGGGGCGTTCCAAAGCGGTGCCGTTTACTAGCGAACAGCGGCATGGCAACTTTACCATCGCCAACAACATCCTCTCCGACGTCCAGGTCAACATCGACATCAAAGACGCTCGCGGCGTGGCCATCACCGGCAACACGATCTGGAAAGGTTTTAGCAGCAACCTGGTTGTGGAAAACTGCCAAAGCGTGGTGATGAGCGGCAATGTATTCGATCGCAATCCACGTTACGGCTATGGCGACGGTAAAGACGCCAAAGGCGGGGCCAAGTTCACCGGCTGCAGCGACTGCACGATCAGCGGCAACCACTTTTACGGCAAAGTCGCCGCTGAGGCCGCTTTGGTGCTGCGTCGCTGTCAACGACTTAACGTCACCGGCTGTTCCATCTTAGACTATGGCAACTGCGGCCTGCTGCTCGATCAGGTAACCCGCAGCCGAGTGTCGGACTGTCTGATCCGCGACGACCGGCCGCAAGCCGAAGGCGTTTCGATCGCGCAATCAGGCGACAACCAAGTTCAGATCAGCGATTGTCAGCTGAGTCACCCGTAG
- a CDS encoding T6SS immunity protein Tdi1 domain-containing protein: MKITWKELTLNPDDMDFDELLSDWRWLVPESMVPIVVTALGDLFLQDDDNRVHWLDTGAGTLEQVASSLPEFEQKIVQPENADRWFLPQLIGDLIDDEKRLGPGQCYSWDVPPGLSGEVCVDNVEPKDIRVHFSLFGQIFQQTKDLPEGTPITEIVIEDDEPSE, translated from the coding sequence ATGAAAATCACCTGGAAAGAACTGACGTTAAATCCCGACGACATGGATTTTGACGAACTGCTGAGCGATTGGCGGTGGTTGGTGCCCGAGTCGATGGTGCCGATCGTGGTCACCGCCCTGGGCGACCTGTTCCTCCAGGACGACGACAACCGCGTGCATTGGTTGGACACTGGAGCGGGAACGCTGGAGCAGGTGGCGTCCAGTTTGCCGGAATTCGAACAGAAGATCGTCCAGCCCGAAAATGCGGATCGCTGGTTCCTGCCCCAGCTGATCGGCGACCTGATCGACGATGAAAAACGCTTGGGACCCGGACAATGCTACAGCTGGGACGTGCCCCCGGGACTGAGCGGTGAAGTCTGCGTCGACAACGTCGAACCCAAAGACATCCGCGTGCATTTCTCGCTGTTCGGTCAGATTTTTCAGCAAACCAAAGATCTGCCCGAAGGCACGCCGATCACCGAGATCGTGATCGAAGACGACGAGCCCTCAGAGTAG
- a CDS encoding OB-fold-containig protein produces MWNAVETFLDSVFIGPMWPASVLMGLLIAYLLLSLVGAVDMDLDGPDADLGGDLVGDLGADLDAPEVAAGLPDAADADFDVDVETAADVDVGHDASDLMGGAGMMTLRWLNLGKIPIIIWAGTFTLLFWCVSWLFWNHFDFSRYQPTLLTSIGLSARNFVVAVGLTKLATGPMTKIFAPELQYNAANLMGQECVVWTAQATEKFGQARFKTDAAPLLLNIRTDGCLMKKGDRARIVGFDPHTRIYIVSQADSEVPS; encoded by the coding sequence GTGTGGAACGCTGTTGAAACGTTTCTAGATTCCGTATTCATTGGACCCATGTGGCCGGCGTCGGTTCTGATGGGGCTGTTGATCGCTTATCTGCTGCTGTCGCTGGTCGGTGCCGTGGACATGGATCTGGACGGCCCCGACGCCGATCTGGGCGGAGATCTCGTCGGGGACTTGGGCGCCGATCTGGATGCCCCCGAAGTGGCCGCGGGATTGCCGGACGCGGCGGATGCCGATTTTGACGTCGATGTCGAGACGGCGGCGGACGTCGACGTGGGCCACGACGCCTCGGATCTAATGGGCGGCGCGGGAATGATGACGCTCCGCTGGCTGAACCTGGGCAAGATCCCCATCATCATCTGGGCGGGCACGTTTACTCTGCTGTTTTGGTGCGTGTCGTGGCTGTTCTGGAACCATTTTGACTTTTCCCGATACCAACCTACGCTTCTAACTAGTATTGGGCTCTCGGCCAGAAACTTCGTGGTCGCCGTCGGATTGACCAAATTGGCAACCGGACCGATGACCAAAATTTTCGCGCCCGAACTTCAGTACAACGCGGCCAACCTAATGGGACAAGAATGTGTCGTCTGGACGGCTCAGGCTACCGAAAAATTCGGTCAAGCACGCTTTAAGACCGACGCGGCTCCCCTACTGTTGAACATCCGTACGGACGGATGCCTGATGAAGAAAGGCGACCGAGCCCGAATCGTTGGGTTTGATCCTCACACTCGAATCTACATCGTCTCCCAAGCGGACTCCGAGGTGCCCTCATGA
- a CDS encoding DNA repair ATPase has translation MTTGTYEVLRNRLRDAAGKLRSRIETLNEERSATFGNIQTQLLATERITTEHNCVPRDLIAIGNQFLFGYNVQFGLKTETTLEDVFGVYCLKDRTFHAAPLKEMIDDDRFERDFHELYRFYRNTTFAKFFTAGPFVYMVFQVGKSESDIKTFKWRRVGSRFEYIDNRSDHEVVYPSQHEFVWQRATRDQHRYGEHPHISIEDRVFVETVGGDLTVKVEDNTASGKGIYAEPVDNPDQTLDDAEVHWATLGNLILLKMHPYQERDARYLLFNAKIQKAMRLDDIQHACILLPDDHGIIFSGGYYLQTGDFKRFDHGLSEMVYARSIAASNGEDFLYLFYNHAHGTYVQLRYNLIRQEVDTPLICNGQTFFDDGLMVCFRAQEQPQKHHAIQLWQTPFTGPDYVAHSNTDSLLFKIGNKELVRGMAECSEIMQLIDKDDSYDGLYVDLAKKSGDVLDSYFWLDKPETQRLDEPLRSIRDTANAAIEEFERVVRVRRDTEEKTSAVEQAVETLIKSIERSRFDNIDAFVDALAQLRTQRGHAIGLRELRYVDGERIDALETDIAERSERVSRRCVDFLLQDDALQPYRQRVLDTEQQVESVATVADAKKLDEHIDEASGQLELLTETVSNLQIDDTTKRTQIIDQISDVFASLNRVRSRLKARTSELASGEGRAEFASQLKLLEQTVAGYLDICDTPEKCEQYLTKVMVQLEELEGRFAEFDEFIEQLTERREELYNAFESRKVQLVEKRNRRAESLANAADRILTGIESRARSMESADEILAYFAADLMVDKIRGIVTNLMELDDAVRVEDIQSRLKTIREDSLRQLKDRQDLYEDGGDTIRLGRHRFAVNTQKLDLTTVLRDQQICLHLTGTQFFEPLVHEDLQAAEDLWTQDLANENNELYRAEYLAVDLFQQWRAIERQARPAVDDNWLRQQISGRFAEGYAKGVHDHDALAILTTLIDIDNKIGLLRHRPTVRAAAWLWWLRLLDPQLREQLTEWIGGFANLARAYPNAQPAREFRQRLVRLLNDPTAEHTPRDASSLSWTELFPQVGAEEIAAYLFDQLVDPANHLTCSGRVAALLTAFNDSLPAIDRRRLLEQSIEANADHPLQAFVLGRNWADAFLAAHPQTDALDPVEAYRDELAIRIAFADDQEFVAQDVNIAVRLEGLAGAHPRIQKGQLTVQYHELLERVGRYRSEVVPRYERLQTTKLRLVDEARDDMRLEEFRPRVLTSFVRNQLLDEVYLPLIGDNLAKQIGVTGEGKRTDRMGLLLLISPPGYGKTTLMEYIANRLGLVFMKINGPAIGHNVTSLDPDEAPNAAAREEVERLNLALEMGDNVLLYLDDIQHTHPEFLQKFISLCDATRKIEGVRNGRTRTFDLRGRRVAVVMAGNPYTESGARFQIPDMLSNRADVYNLGEIIGESRDAFEISYLENCLTSNTVLAPLASASPSDARALIHAAERNSLDGLEMESSFSADQVREMFEVLKKLLKVRDCVLKVNRQYIRSAAQADAYRTEPPFKLQGSYRNMNRIAERVVAVMNEDELQALIIGNYEQDAQTLTTDNESNVLKFKELNGLLTKEEKERWEAIKYAYVESVKMAGLDSDDQAGQLMRQLGSMRDGLESIRQVIARAVAAHDDSAEVRMDERVDGLRQSFSNAGQQLTEAINKTSKQLQQISEFQASNPPDQNVIVQHKVPRVMLDLVRGQFHLMQEWMRPLMLEAGENGRQLDDLKKLIESTLADYDRIRNELEDASDSP, from the coding sequence ATGACAACCGGTACCTACGAGGTGCTTCGCAACCGCTTGCGTGATGCGGCGGGCAAGCTTCGTAGCCGGATCGAAACGCTCAACGAGGAACGCTCAGCGACGTTTGGCAATATCCAAACACAGCTGCTGGCCACCGAGCGGATAACGACCGAGCACAATTGTGTGCCGCGGGATTTGATCGCCATCGGTAACCAGTTTCTGTTCGGCTACAACGTCCAGTTCGGCTTGAAGACCGAAACCACTCTGGAAGATGTGTTTGGCGTTTACTGCCTGAAAGATCGCACCTTCCACGCGGCCCCGCTGAAGGAGATGATCGACGACGATCGCTTTGAACGCGATTTTCACGAACTGTACCGATTCTATCGCAACACAACTTTCGCAAAGTTCTTCACCGCCGGACCGTTTGTCTATATGGTGTTCCAGGTCGGCAAGTCCGAGTCGGACATCAAGACCTTTAAATGGCGGCGTGTGGGCAGCCGCTTTGAATACATTGACAACCGCAGCGATCACGAGGTTGTCTACCCTTCGCAGCATGAATTCGTGTGGCAGCGAGCCACGCGGGATCAACACCGCTATGGCGAACACCCGCACATCTCCATTGAAGATCGCGTGTTCGTGGAAACGGTGGGCGGTGACCTGACGGTCAAAGTGGAGGATAACACGGCGTCCGGGAAAGGCATCTACGCCGAACCGGTCGACAACCCCGATCAGACGCTGGACGACGCGGAAGTCCACTGGGCCACACTGGGAAACCTGATCCTGCTGAAGATGCATCCCTATCAAGAACGGGATGCTCGCTACCTGCTGTTTAACGCCAAGATTCAAAAGGCGATGCGGCTGGATGATATCCAACACGCCTGCATCCTGTTGCCCGATGACCACGGCATCATTTTTTCCGGCGGCTACTATCTGCAAACCGGGGATTTTAAGCGCTTCGACCATGGGCTGTCGGAGATGGTTTATGCGCGATCGATTGCGGCCAGCAACGGCGAAGACTTCCTGTACCTGTTTTATAATCATGCCCACGGCACCTACGTCCAACTGCGTTACAACCTGATTCGCCAAGAGGTCGATACGCCGCTGATCTGTAACGGACAGACGTTTTTCGACGATGGTCTGATGGTTTGCTTCCGGGCGCAGGAACAGCCGCAGAAACATCACGCCATTCAATTATGGCAGACGCCGTTTACCGGCCCCGACTACGTGGCCCACAGCAACACCGACTCGCTGCTGTTCAAAATCGGCAACAAAGAACTGGTTCGCGGCATGGCCGAATGCAGCGAAATCATGCAGTTGATCGACAAGGACGACAGCTACGACGGCTTGTACGTTGATTTGGCCAAGAAGTCGGGCGATGTCCTGGACAGCTATTTCTGGTTGGATAAACCCGAAACCCAGCGTCTGGATGAACCGCTGCGTTCCATCCGTGATACCGCAAACGCAGCCATCGAAGAATTCGAACGTGTGGTCCGCGTCCGCCGTGACACCGAGGAAAAGACATCCGCGGTCGAACAGGCCGTGGAAACGCTTATCAAGTCGATCGAACGTTCGCGGTTCGACAACATAGACGCCTTTGTCGATGCCCTGGCTCAGCTGCGTACCCAACGCGGCCACGCCATCGGTTTGCGGGAGTTGCGGTACGTCGATGGGGAACGCATCGATGCACTGGAGACCGATATCGCCGAACGCAGCGAACGCGTCAGCCGTCGCTGCGTGGATTTCCTACTGCAAGACGATGCCCTGCAACCTTACCGGCAACGCGTGCTCGATACCGAGCAACAGGTCGAATCGGTGGCTACGGTTGCGGATGCCAAAAAGCTGGACGAACATATCGACGAAGCCTCGGGGCAATTGGAACTGTTGACCGAAACGGTCAGTAATCTGCAAATCGATGACACCACCAAACGCACCCAGATCATCGATCAGATCAGCGACGTTTTTGCCTCGCTGAACCGCGTCCGCAGCCGTTTGAAAGCCCGCACCAGTGAATTGGCCAGCGGCGAAGGCCGAGCGGAATTCGCCTCGCAACTGAAATTGCTGGAACAAACCGTTGCTGGCTATTTGGATATCTGTGACACGCCCGAAAAGTGTGAACAGTATCTGACCAAAGTAATGGTCCAGCTGGAAGAACTGGAAGGACGGTTCGCCGAATTTGACGAGTTCATCGAGCAACTGACCGAACGCCGCGAAGAGTTGTACAACGCCTTTGAAAGCCGCAAAGTCCAGCTGGTCGAAAAGCGGAATCGCCGCGCCGAATCCTTGGCCAACGCGGCCGATCGCATCTTGACGGGAATCGAATCACGGGCCCGCAGCATGGAATCGGCGGATGAGATTTTGGCCTATTTCGCCGCCGACTTGATGGTCGACAAGATCCGCGGCATCGTCACCAATCTGATGGAATTGGATGATGCCGTCCGCGTGGAAGATATCCAAAGCCGGCTGAAAACGATCCGCGAAGATTCGTTGCGTCAGTTGAAGGATCGCCAGGATCTGTACGAAGATGGTGGCGATACGATCCGGCTGGGGCGGCATCGGTTTGCAGTCAACACGCAAAAGCTGGATCTGACCACGGTATTGCGCGACCAACAGATCTGTTTGCACCTGACGGGCACGCAGTTTTTTGAACCTCTGGTGCATGAAGATTTGCAAGCCGCTGAGGACTTGTGGACGCAGGACTTGGCGAATGAAAACAATGAACTATACCGAGCCGAATACCTTGCCGTGGATTTGTTTCAGCAGTGGCGAGCGATTGAGCGACAGGCTCGTCCGGCCGTGGATGACAATTGGCTGCGGCAGCAAATCAGCGGGCGCTTTGCCGAAGGTTATGCCAAGGGCGTTCATGATCACGACGCGTTGGCGATCCTGACAACGCTGATTGATATCGACAACAAAATCGGCCTGCTGCGTCATCGGCCCACGGTCCGCGCTGCCGCGTGGCTGTGGTGGCTGCGGTTGCTCGATCCGCAGCTCCGCGAGCAGTTGACCGAGTGGATCGGTGGTTTCGCTAATCTGGCGCGCGCCTATCCCAACGCTCAACCGGCTCGCGAATTCCGTCAACGATTGGTGCGGTTGTTGAACGATCCGACCGCCGAACACACGCCCCGGGACGCCTCGTCGCTGTCTTGGACCGAGCTGTTCCCGCAAGTCGGGGCCGAAGAAATTGCGGCGTACCTGTTTGATCAATTGGTCGATCCCGCCAATCACCTTACCTGCAGCGGGCGTGTCGCGGCCCTGTTAACCGCTTTCAACGACAGCTTGCCCGCCATCGATCGACGTCGCTTGTTGGAACAGTCCATCGAAGCGAATGCGGATCATCCGCTGCAGGCGTTTGTGTTGGGACGCAACTGGGCCGACGCGTTTTTGGCCGCTCATCCACAGACCGATGCGCTGGATCCGGTGGAGGCCTACCGCGACGAATTGGCCATACGGATCGCGTTTGCGGATGACCAGGAATTTGTCGCTCAGGACGTCAACATCGCCGTTCGCCTTGAAGGTCTGGCCGGAGCTCACCCGCGGATTCAAAAAGGGCAACTAACGGTCCAGTACCACGAACTGCTGGAACGCGTGGGACGGTACCGCAGCGAAGTAGTGCCGCGCTACGAGCGTTTGCAAACCACCAAGCTGCGATTGGTCGACGAAGCTCGAGACGACATGCGGCTGGAAGAGTTCCGCCCGCGGGTGTTGACCAGCTTTGTCCGCAATCAACTATTGGATGAAGTCTACCTGCCGCTGATCGGCGATAACCTCGCCAAACAAATCGGCGTTACCGGCGAAGGTAAACGCACCGACCGCATGGGCTTGTTGCTGCTGATCAGTCCACCCGGTTACGGTAAAACAACGTTGATGGAATACATCGCCAATCGATTGGGATTGGTATTCATGAAAATCAACGGTCCCGCGATCGGCCATAACGTCACGTCGCTCGATCCGGACGAAGCTCCCAACGCGGCGGCTCGAGAAGAAGTCGAACGATTAAATCTGGCGTTGGAGATGGGCGACAACGTGTTGCTGTACTTGGACGACATCCAGCACACGCATCCCGAGTTCCTGCAGAAGTTTATTTCGCTGTGCGACGCGACCCGGAAAATCGAAGGTGTTCGTAACGGACGGACACGGACGTTTGACCTGCGAGGCCGTCGTGTCGCGGTGGTGATGGCCGGTAATCCGTATACCGAAAGCGGCGCCCGGTTCCAGATCCCCGACATGTTGTCCAACCGTGCCGACGTGTACAACTTGGGCGAGATCATTGGCGAATCACGCGACGCCTTCGAAATCAGCTACTTGGAAAACTGCCTGACCAGCAACACCGTCTTGGCTCCCTTGGCTTCCGCTTCGCCCAGCGACGCCCGTGCTCTGATTCACGCCGCCGAACGCAATTCGCTGGACGGGCTGGAGATGGAAAGCAGTTTCTCGGCCGACCAAGTGCGGGAGATGTTCGAAGTTCTGAAGAAGCTGTTGAAGGTCCGCGATTGTGTGTTGAAGGTCAATCGTCAATACATTCGCTCCGCTGCCCAAGCCGATGCCTATCGCACCGAACCGCCATTTAAATTACAGGGCAGCTACCGCAATATGAATCGCATCGCAGAACGCGTGGTGGCGGTGATGAACGAGGATGAATTGCAGGCTTTGATCATCGGCAACTACGAACAAGACGCTCAGACGTTGACGACCGACAATGAATCCAACGTGCTGAAGTTCAAAGAGCTGAATGGGTTGCTGACCAAGGAAGAGAAAGAGCGTTGGGAAGCGATCAAGTACGCCTATGTGGAAAGTGTCAAAATGGCGGGCCTGGATTCTGACGACCAGGCCGGTCAGCTGATGCGTCAATTGGGTTCGATGCGCGACGGACTGGAATCCATCCGACAAGTCATCGCGCGAGCGGTGGCAGCGCACGACGATTCCGCCGAAGTTCGAATGGATGAACGCGTCGACGGCCTGCGGCAGAGTTTTTCGAACGCCGGACAGCAACTGACCGAAGCCATCAACAAAACGTCGAAGCAGCTGCAACAGATCAGCGAATTCCAGGCATCCAACCCACCGGATCAGAATGTGATCGTACAGCACAAGGTGCCGCGGGTGATGCTGGACTTGGTCCGCGGCCAGTTCCATCTGATGCAAGAATGGATGCGGCCATTGATGTTGGAAGCGGGTGAAAACGGCCGGCAGCTGGATGACCTGAAAAAGCTGATTGAAAGCACGCTGGCGGATTACGATCGCATCCGCAATGAACTAGAAGACGCCTCCGATTCCCCGTAG